From the Thermococcus sp. M39 genome, one window contains:
- a CDS encoding NAD(P)-dependent glycerol-1-phosphate dehydrogenase, whose amino-acid sequence MHLMELPREVLLGENLKDKVGEVAKRLKLGERVLILYGPKTKEIAGREVKHHLKESFDVHSLTIKKASMKEVEKTFEKIKNENIQWVVAVGGGSIIDVAKLASFKSDIPFISFPTTASHDGIASANASIKDLNAKTSIKAKPPIAVIADVKVIKTAPYRYLAAGVGDMISNLTAVKDWQLAHKLKGEYYSEYAASLSLMSAKMVIKNADIIRLGNEESVRKVIKGLISSGVAMSIAGSSRPASGAEHLFSHALDLIAPKPALHGEQCGVGTIIMAYLHGLKWQKIRETLKKVNAPTNAYELGIDPEYIIEALTIAHTIRPERYTILGKDGLTREAAEKAAKITGVI is encoded by the coding sequence ATGCACTTAATGGAATTACCTCGCGAGGTTCTTCTTGGAGAAAATTTGAAAGATAAGGTCGGAGAAGTTGCTAAAAGGCTAAAATTAGGCGAAAGAGTCTTGATTCTTTATGGGCCTAAAACTAAAGAGATTGCTGGAAGGGAGGTTAAGCATCACTTAAAAGAAAGCTTTGATGTTCACAGTTTAACAATTAAAAAAGCTTCAATGAAAGAAGTTGAGAAAACATTTGAGAAGATAAAAAATGAGAATATTCAATGGGTTGTTGCTGTCGGCGGTGGGAGCATAATTGATGTTGCCAAACTTGCCTCATTCAAGAGTGATATTCCTTTCATCAGCTTCCCTACAACTGCTTCTCATGATGGTATAGCAAGCGCAAATGCTTCAATTAAAGACCTTAATGCTAAGACTTCGATAAAGGCAAAGCCGCCAATAGCTGTTATCGCCGATGTAAAAGTCATCAAAACTGCCCCATACCGCTACTTAGCCGCTGGAGTTGGGGACATGATTTCTAACTTAACAGCAGTAAAAGACTGGCAGTTAGCACATAAGCTCAAGGGAGAATATTACAGCGAGTATGCGGCTTCTCTTTCTTTAATGAGTGCCAAAATGGTGATAAAGAACGCTGACATTATAAGACTGGGTAATGAAGAAAGCGTTAGAAAAGTGATAAAAGGCTTAATTTCAAGTGGTGTTGCTATGAGCATAGCTGGTTCTTCGAGACCAGCAAGTGGAGCTGAGCATCTTTTCAGCCATGCCCTGGATTTAATTGCTCCTAAACCAGCCCTACACGGTGAGCAATGCGGTGTTGGAACGATAATAATGGCCTATCTTCATGGACTAAAGTGGCAGAAAATTAGAGAAACCTTAAAGAAGGTCAACGCTCCAACAAATGCATATGAACTAGGTATTGATCCGGAGTATATTATTGAAGCTCTAACCATTGCGCATACAATCAGACCTGAGAGATACACCATCTTGGGAAAGGATGGTTTAACGCGAGAAGCAGCTGAAAAAGCTGCTAAAATCACTGGAGTTATTTGA
- a CDS encoding DUF63 family protein has translation MGLSEIFQEYFVNPIKYNTGYNVVNTLTYAIILGIAALGVYKILKRLGIKYDNAFFRALIPYMIFGAFTRALTDATIYPRTYLTVTPGIYVLTFAITFTALLIAHKLFEDWRKVFLYFGWALVGFDFVMLLTHLDKVHFTWIVLKYFIPAVIIAEGIIYLMTKKIELVRENSYLFYAHFYDATTTFVGIQFMGYWEQHVLPRFLINLTGTAAVMYLLKFVTLMVALYLMRELQETESDKELMDFIKTVIFILGFAPGTRNLLRMLMGV, from the coding sequence ATGGGATTAAGTGAGATATTCCAAGAGTACTTCGTGAATCCGATAAAATACAACACTGGCTATAATGTCGTTAACACACTAACCTACGCAATCATTTTGGGAATAGCGGCCTTAGGAGTTTACAAAATCCTAAAACGGCTGGGAATAAAATACGACAATGCATTTTTTAGAGCGTTAATCCCTTACATGATATTTGGAGCATTTACGAGGGCATTAACTGATGCAACTATCTATCCAAGGACGTATTTAACAGTGACTCCTGGAATATATGTGCTTACTTTTGCAATAACCTTCACCGCACTACTTATTGCACATAAGCTCTTTGAAGACTGGAGAAAGGTGTTTCTCTACTTTGGCTGGGCACTGGTAGGCTTTGATTTCGTTATGTTGCTGACACATTTGGATAAAGTTCACTTCACTTGGATTGTGCTAAAGTACTTCATCCCAGCTGTGATAATAGCGGAAGGCATTATCTATTTAATGACTAAAAAAATTGAGCTCGTTAGAGAAAACAGCTACCTCTTCTATGCCCACTTTTATGATGCAACAACTACTTTTGTTGGCATCCAGTTCATGGGCTATTGGGAACAACATGTCCTTCCAAGATTTTTGATAAATCTAACTGGAACAGCAGCAGTTATGTATCTCTTAAAGTTTGTAACCCTAATGGTGGCGCTCTATCTCATGAGAGAATTGCAAGAAACCGAAAGTGATAAAGAGCTTATGGATTTCATCAAAACAGTGATTTTTATTCTCGGATTTGCTCCGGGAACGAGAAATCTATTAAGAATGCTCATGGGGGTTTGA
- a CDS encoding bifunctional fructose-bisphosphatase/inositol-phosphate phosphatase, producing the protein MYEWNEIALNIAKEVEKEILPLFGKPEGGKVIGVSPSGDKTKLVDKIAEDIVLNALKPLGVNIVSEEIGNIDVGSDYTIVVDPVDGSFNFIHGIPIFGFSFAVFKGSKPEYAMLYEFMTKSVYEGISGEGAYLNGRLIHVRELNEKAIAISFYTRGRGVELINKVKRIRVLGAIAIELAYLAKGSLDGVLDIRNYVRPTDIAASALIAKEAGAIITDDTGKELKFDLSASEKLNIIAVNDKRLLKLILETI; encoded by the coding sequence ATGTATGAATGGAATGAAATTGCCTTAAATATTGCAAAGGAAGTTGAGAAGGAGATACTTCCTCTTTTTGGGAAGCCCGAAGGTGGGAAAGTTATTGGAGTTAGTCCTAGCGGAGATAAGACAAAACTCGTTGACAAGATTGCCGAGGATATTGTTCTTAACGCACTAAAACCTCTTGGTGTGAATATTGTTAGCGAAGAAATTGGAAATATTGATGTTGGAAGTGATTACACAATTGTAGTTGACCCCGTTGATGGTTCGTTCAACTTCATCCACGGTATTCCAATTTTCGGCTTCAGTTTTGCTGTGTTTAAAGGTAGCAAGCCAGAGTACGCAATGCTCTATGAATTTATGACAAAGAGCGTTTATGAGGGAATTTCTGGGGAAGGAGCTTATCTCAATGGCAGATTAATTCATGTCAGAGAACTCAACGAGAAAGCAATAGCGATAAGCTTTTACACGAGGGGAAGAGGCGTAGAGCTGATAAATAAGGTTAAGCGCATTAGAGTGCTTGGAGCTATTGCGATAGAGCTTGCATACTTGGCAAAAGGCTCTCTCGATGGAGTTTTAGACATTAGGAACTACGTAAGACCAACAGACATAGCGGCGAGTGCTTTAATAGCTAAAGAAGCTGGAGCAATAATAACCGATGACACTGGGAAGGAGCTGAAATTTGACTTAAGCGCCTCCGAAAAGCTGAACATCATAGCAGTTAACGACAAAAGATTGCTCAAGCTGATACTTGAGACCATTTAG
- a CDS encoding DUF257 family protein → MISGKFEQSMFDYLKAIQKGEDILVEYTSNEPIHLIFYILLKYAKQNNIPVLIVDAVDQLHVLKAHLELAGIDTRMIDEAQVIKLGGIITTGKVLGRVDLEETTPVWKKHYDELLKKVHSDYTLRIIVGIDKVLPLYEENPARLEAFFGYAIRPYLGDKSRTSIYFLNTDIVGRNAVLEFEELVSRVFDIELGEGEIAWKIRRSVDFNEYGRELKVKAQELQEYLAETP, encoded by the coding sequence ATGATAAGCGGGAAATTTGAGCAGAGTATGTTTGATTACCTCAAAGCAATACAGAAGGGAGAGGATATTCTTGTTGAGTATACCTCAAACGAGCCGATACACTTGATATTTTACATTCTCTTGAAGTATGCAAAGCAGAATAATATACCCGTGTTAATAGTTGACGCCGTGGATCAACTCCATGTCCTCAAGGCGCATCTCGAGCTGGCTGGAATTGATACTAGGATGATTGACGAAGCTCAAGTAATAAAACTCGGAGGCATTATAACGACAGGAAAAGTTCTTGGCAGAGTTGACTTGGAGGAGACTACTCCAGTCTGGAAGAAGCACTACGATGAACTGCTGAAGAAGGTTCACTCTGATTACACTCTGAGGATAATTGTGGGTATAGATAAAGTACTCCCGCTGTACGAGGAGAATCCAGCGAGGCTGGAAGCATTCTTCGGATATGCAATCCGCCCATACTTGGGGGATAAGAGCAGAACATCAATATACTTCTTGAACACTGACATTGTAGGTAGGAATGCGGTCTTGGAGTTCGAGGAGCTTGTAAGCAGGGTTTTCGATATAGAGCTAGGCGAGGGAGAAATAGCATGGAAAATCCGCAGGTCAGTGGATTTCAATGAATACGGAAGAGAACTCAAGGTTAAGGCACAAGAGCTGCAGGAATACTTAGCAGAGACTCCATGA
- a CDS encoding ScpA family protein: protein MERRYEEEITPIDILLQLVTMGKVDPWNIDIVDLTEKYIERLREMKELDLRLSARAILAASILLRMKTEALLYADEKEEGKEKEEDRIRVEVEPYVPPLRRVERYYTLDDLIEALMDALEDVERRKPKAKKKVEIEEEIFVVDDFRVDIEKHVNRLYAIVKKLYEETKEKINFWELVFDPSPKIVARTFLYLLFLANMGKIELIQEEPFGDIYVVPVEA from the coding sequence ATGGAGCGCAGATATGAAGAAGAAATAACTCCCATTGATATTCTTTTACAGCTCGTTACAATGGGCAAAGTGGACCCTTGGAACATTGACATAGTTGATTTAACAGAGAAATACATTGAGCGCTTAAGGGAAATGAAAGAGCTTGACTTGAGGCTTTCGGCGAGAGCAATCTTAGCAGCTTCAATTCTTTTAAGAATGAAGACTGAGGCTTTGCTTTATGCAGATGAGAAGGAAGAGGGAAAAGAAAAGGAAGAGGATCGCATAAGGGTTGAGGTTGAACCCTATGTTCCTCCCCTTAGAAGAGTCGAGCGCTACTATACTTTAGATGATCTCATAGAGGCTCTCATGGATGCTCTTGAAGATGTCGAGAGGAGGAAACCGAAGGCAAAGAAGAAGGTAGAGATTGAAGAAGAAATCTTTGTTGTTGATGACTTCAGAGTTGACATTGAAAAGCACGTGAATAGACTGTATGCAATTGTTAAGAAGCTCTATGAGGAGACGAAGGAAAAGATAAACTTTTGGGAGCTTGTGTTTGATCCAAGTCCAAAGATAGTTGCAAGAACTTTCCTCTATCTGCTGTTTTTAGCAAACATGGGAAAGATTGAGCTTATTCAAGAGGAGCCATTTGGGGATATATATGTCGTTCCAGTGGAAGCTTGA
- the smc gene encoding chromosome segregation protein SMC: protein MPYIEKLEMKGFKSYGNKKVVVPFSKGFTAIVGANGSGKSNIGDAILFVLGGLSAKAMRATRISDLIFAGTKKEPPAKYAEVAIYFNNEDRGFPIDEDEVVIKRRVYPDGRSTYWLNGKRTSRSDILDILSAAMISPEGYNLVLQGDITKFIKMSPLERRMIIDEISGIAEYDAKKKKALEELKQAEENLARVDLLIHEVKKQLDKLEKERNDALRYLDLKEKLEKAKVTLLVGEIKRLEKLIKESEERDKRIEEETREVENRLKEIVKEIIEKENLLAKIERELEEKSEDGILELTRKISDVKSKIEMAKKNIELAKKEIEESQRRLIKSKEELKKISEEIEKSKSAIQRWSKRKEKLLKEIEEKEKERNELIIKLGEIDKNFTIAKQEFDKVTEELENAKRDFYMKESDIKKFEEEIDRLKSKIAQNNTKRLTLKNKIEELKTKIDEKKAELGEIESKMQKSEARLRKVEEELEEKQQKLQKVVPELEKAKQELIKAEAQKEVSRNSAIEALKRANIPGVYGSLAELIRIKDDNYFVAIDVALGSHADNVVVEDDKVAEKAIKFLKENRLGRLTFLPLNKIKPRSLKESPLGIPAMDVVDYDPKFQNAVAFALGDTLIVNDMDEARAVGIGKVRMVTLSGELLERSGAIVGGYYKPRARFAVNTEELKKRMEALEREKEMLEAEINALKVEYKGLERELFELRMKKSDVSKDLDVLQKDIDRLLKEDKFLSEEIKESEELIKALEKKIYDTKGELAKLKGKIERLEKKKDKLKKALDNPEARELNQKIREVEHEISKLREELSKVESKLENLDVRINEELLPRKADLEEEIEGLVNRINAFKQSIAKNEEDIAKLQEELRKLEEQESGVKEELKALRDKREELKKEIIQLREEKDKLNNRLQELRIEANTLKIKIAQYTAQLQEKNRELKHHDTKLVKEIPLDLEKLREEIEQMEEEIKELEPVNMKAIEDFEIVERRYMELKSKRERLEAEKESILEFIDEIEAQKKNVFMTTLNAIAKNFSELFAKLSPGGSARLILENPDDPFSGGLEIEAKPAGKEVKRIEAMSGGEKALTALAFVFAIQRYKPAPFYLFDEIDAHLDDANVKRVADLIKEASQHSQFIVITLRDVMMANAEKIIGVSMRDGISRVVSLSLEKAMEYLEKARQKNALGL from the coding sequence ATGCCATACATTGAGAAGCTTGAGATGAAAGGATTCAAATCATATGGTAACAAAAAAGTCGTTGTTCCTTTTTCTAAGGGATTTACAGCAATAGTTGGAGCTAATGGGAGCGGAAAAAGCAATATTGGTGATGCCATCCTCTTCGTTCTTGGTGGGCTCTCTGCTAAAGCAATGCGTGCCACAAGGATAAGCGACCTAATTTTCGCAGGGACTAAAAAAGAACCTCCAGCGAAGTACGCTGAGGTCGCAATTTATTTCAACAATGAAGATAGAGGATTCCCAATAGATGAAGATGAGGTTGTAATAAAGAGAAGAGTTTATCCTGATGGAAGAAGTACGTACTGGCTCAATGGCAAAAGAACAAGTAGAAGTGATATTCTCGATATCTTGAGCGCTGCAATGATATCTCCTGAAGGATACAACTTGGTTCTCCAAGGTGATATTACAAAGTTCATCAAGATGTCTCCGCTTGAGAGGAGAATGATAATTGATGAAATATCTGGAATTGCAGAATACGATGCAAAGAAAAAGAAGGCTCTGGAGGAGCTCAAGCAAGCAGAAGAAAATCTTGCAAGGGTTGATTTACTCATTCACGAGGTTAAAAAGCAGCTGGACAAACTGGAAAAAGAAAGAAACGATGCGTTACGCTATTTAGATTTGAAGGAGAAGCTAGAAAAAGCCAAGGTTACCCTCCTTGTTGGGGAGATTAAGAGACTTGAAAAGCTCATTAAAGAAAGTGAAGAAAGAGATAAGAGGATAGAAGAAGAGACTAGAGAAGTCGAGAATAGATTGAAGGAAATCGTGAAGGAGATAATTGAAAAAGAGAACTTGTTGGCTAAAATAGAAAGAGAGCTGGAGGAAAAGAGTGAAGATGGCATCTTAGAGCTTACAAGGAAGATAAGCGATGTAAAATCAAAGATTGAGATGGCAAAGAAGAACATTGAGTTGGCTAAGAAGGAAATTGAAGAAAGCCAGAGAAGGCTCATTAAAAGCAAAGAAGAACTCAAGAAGATTTCGGAGGAAATTGAAAAGAGCAAATCTGCAATACAGAGATGGAGCAAGAGGAAGGAAAAGCTGCTCAAGGAAATAGAAGAGAAAGAGAAGGAAAGAAATGAGCTGATTATAAAGCTCGGTGAGATTGACAAGAACTTCACCATAGCGAAACAAGAGTTCGATAAAGTTACAGAAGAGCTTGAAAATGCAAAGCGCGACTTTTACATGAAAGAAAGCGACATAAAGAAGTTTGAGGAGGAAATAGACAGACTGAAAAGCAAAATTGCTCAAAATAACACAAAAAGATTAACCCTAAAGAACAAAATAGAAGAGCTTAAGACAAAGATTGATGAGAAAAAAGCGGAGCTTGGAGAAATAGAGAGCAAAATGCAGAAGAGTGAAGCGAGGCTTAGGAAGGTTGAGGAAGAACTTGAGGAAAAACAGCAGAAACTTCAAAAAGTTGTCCCCGAGCTAGAGAAAGCTAAGCAAGAGCTGATAAAAGCAGAGGCTCAAAAGGAAGTCAGCAGAAATAGTGCAATTGAAGCTTTAAAGAGAGCAAATATTCCAGGAGTTTACGGCTCTTTGGCTGAATTAATCAGGATCAAAGATGATAACTATTTTGTTGCCATTGATGTTGCCCTAGGCTCTCATGCAGATAATGTTGTCGTTGAAGATGATAAAGTAGCTGAGAAAGCAATCAAGTTCCTAAAAGAGAATAGACTTGGAAGATTAACTTTCTTGCCTTTGAACAAGATAAAGCCTCGCTCCCTTAAGGAATCTCCTCTTGGAATTCCAGCGATGGATGTTGTAGATTACGATCCCAAGTTCCAGAATGCAGTTGCTTTTGCCCTTGGTGATACTCTGATAGTTAATGACATGGACGAAGCAAGAGCTGTAGGAATAGGAAAAGTTAGAATGGTAACACTTAGCGGAGAGCTCCTTGAGAGGAGCGGTGCTATAGTTGGTGGTTATTACAAGCCCAGAGCAAGATTTGCTGTGAACACTGAAGAGCTGAAAAAGAGGATGGAAGCCCTTGAAAGGGAAAAAGAAATGCTTGAAGCCGAGATTAATGCATTAAAGGTTGAGTACAAAGGTCTTGAGAGAGAGCTATTTGAGCTCAGGATGAAAAAGAGTGATGTCAGCAAGGACTTAGATGTTCTCCAAAAGGACATAGATAGGCTGTTGAAGGAAGATAAATTCCTGAGTGAAGAGATTAAAGAAAGTGAAGAGCTGATTAAAGCCCTTGAAAAGAAAATCTATGATACAAAAGGTGAACTTGCAAAGCTCAAAGGAAAGATTGAGCGCTTGGAGAAGAAGAAAGACAAGTTAAAGAAGGCTTTAGATAATCCAGAGGCGAGAGAACTCAACCAAAAGATTAGAGAAGTTGAGCATGAAATAAGCAAGCTTAGAGAAGAGCTAAGCAAAGTTGAATCAAAGCTTGAGAACCTTGATGTGAGAATTAACGAGGAGCTTCTGCCAAGAAAGGCTGACCTTGAAGAAGAAATTGAAGGTCTTGTAAATAGGATTAATGCATTCAAGCAGAGCATAGCAAAGAATGAAGAAGACATAGCAAAGCTCCAAGAGGAGCTGAGGAAGTTAGAAGAGCAGGAAAGTGGGGTCAAAGAAGAGCTTAAAGCTTTGAGGGATAAGAGAGAGGAGCTGAAGAAAGAGATAATCCAGCTCAGAGAGGAGAAAGACAAGCTCAATAACAGACTGCAGGAGCTTAGGATTGAGGCAAATACGCTTAAGATTAAGATTGCCCAATATACTGCCCAGCTCCAAGAGAAGAACAGAGAGCTCAAGCACCATGATACAAAGCTCGTGAAAGAAATCCCACTTGACCTTGAAAAGCTGAGGGAGGAGATTGAGCAGATGGAAGAGGAAATCAAGGAGCTTGAGCCAGTTAACATGAAAGCTATCGAAGATTTTGAGATTGTCGAAAGGAGATACATGGAGCTTAAGTCAAAGAGGGAAAGACTTGAGGCAGAGAAGGAAAGCATATTGGAGTTCATAGATGAGATTGAAGCTCAAAAGAAGAATGTCTTCATGACAACACTTAATGCAATAGCCAAGAACTTCTCGGAGCTGTTTGCCAAGCTTTCTCCGGGAGGAAGTGCTCGCTTAATCCTTGAGAATCCAGATGACCCATTCAGTGGTGGTCTCGAGATTGAGGCAAAGCCCGCTGGAAAGGAAGTCAAGAGAATTGAAGCAATGAGTGGTGGAGAGAAAGCTTTGACAGCTTTGGCATTTGTCTTTGCAATCCAGAGATATAAGCCAGCTCCGTTCTACCTCTTCGACGAGATTGATGCACACCTTGATGACGCAAACGTCAAGAGAGTTGCTGACCTGATAAAAGAGGCATCTCAGCACAGCCAGTTTATAGTTATAACACTCAGAGATGTCATGATGGCAAATGCTGAAAAGATAATCGGTGTTTCGATGAGAGATGGAATTTCAAGGGTCGTCAGCTTGAGCTTGGAGAAAGCAATGGAGTACCTTGAGAAGGCGAGGCAGAAAAATGCTTTAGGACTTTAA
- a CDS encoding DUF835 domain-containing protein, with the protein MFRILRSIRSADSEHKENYPTFRVVHYSEVPEILEKVPRRKKILITRTPPNGQNSSVLHIWISKVDHPSAVSPSNLYVIEQKVWELLNRDSPIIVFDAFEYLMMEQGLEAALKFTGKLRDMALLNNSGFIVSVSEGLDERVVALLKRIVEG; encoded by the coding sequence ATGTTCAGGATACTCAGGAGCATACGGTCTGCCGATTCGGAACATAAGGAAAACTACCCCACTTTCCGTGTGGTTCACTATTCCGAAGTGCCAGAAATTCTTGAGAAAGTTCCTAGAAGGAAGAAAATCCTTATAACCAGAACTCCTCCAAATGGACAGAACAGCTCTGTTCTTCACATCTGGATAAGCAAAGTGGATCATCCTAGTGCCGTTTCACCTTCAAATCTATATGTAATCGAGCAGAAAGTTTGGGAACTGCTGAATAGGGATTCACCAATAATAGTCTTCGACGCATTTGAGTATCTGATGATGGAGCAGGGACTTGAAGCAGCGCTGAAGTTTACAGGAAAGCTTAGAGATATGGCACTTCTGAACAACTCTGGATTCATTGTTAGTGTTAGTGAGGGGCTTGACGAAAGAGTGGTCGCCCTTCTCAAGCGAATTGTTGAGGGGTAG
- the mce gene encoding methylmalonyl-CoA epimerase, giving the protein MIKKIDHVGIAVKNLDEAIKLWESLGLKVAEIEEVPEQKVRVAVFKVGESRIELLEGTSEDSPISKFIAKRGEGIHHIALGVENIEEHLEKLKEQGFRLIDEKPRIGAGGAKIAFVHPKSVNGVLLELCERKE; this is encoded by the coding sequence ATGATAAAGAAAATTGACCACGTTGGTATTGCCGTCAAGAATTTAGATGAAGCAATCAAGCTTTGGGAAAGCCTTGGGTTGAAAGTTGCTGAGATTGAGGAAGTTCCAGAGCAGAAGGTTAGAGTTGCTGTGTTTAAGGTTGGTGAAAGCAGAATTGAACTTTTAGAAGGGACAAGCGAGGATTCACCAATATCGAAGTTCATTGCTAAGAGAGGAGAGGGCATTCATCACATTGCTCTTGGAGTTGAAAACATCGAAGAACACTTGGAGAAGCTTAAAGAGCAAGGATTTAGGTTGATTGATGAGAAGCCAAGAATTGGCGCTGGTGGGGCTAAGATAGCGTTTGTTCATCCAAAAAGTGTTAATGGAGTTTTGCTAGAATTATGTGAAAGGAAGGAATGA
- the meaB gene encoding methylmalonyl Co-A mutase-associated GTPase MeaB has product MIDDLIERMLKGDKKATARLITLVENDEEKAREIVKKIYKYTGKAYIVGITGPPGSGKSTLLDKLIKQARSEGLIVGVIAVDPTSPFTGGALLGDRIRMQRHSTDPGVFIRSMATRGSLGGLAKATNDAIKILDAYGCDVIFVETVGVGQIEVDIVKTADTVVLVTVPGLGDDIQAIKAGLMEIADIFVINKADKEGADATFFELNLMLDLEKEKWEKRGWRPPIVETVAVTMRGIRELWEAIKKHRKFLEESGEIEKKKKFRAEEEIKTIVSDSVAKKISEKLRDRELSKLIDKIVKREIDPYSAAEVVLEETLGVKI; this is encoded by the coding sequence ATGATCGACGACTTAATTGAGAGGATGCTCAAGGGAGATAAGAAGGCAACTGCAAGGTTGATAACCCTCGTTGAGAACGATGAAGAAAAGGCCCGTGAAATAGTGAAAAAAATTTACAAATATACTGGAAAAGCCTATATCGTTGGTATTACCGGCCCACCAGGCTCTGGGAAGTCAACCCTTCTTGATAAACTCATAAAGCAGGCAAGAAGTGAAGGACTTATAGTTGGTGTTATAGCTGTTGATCCAACTTCACCATTCACTGGTGGAGCTTTGCTTGGTGATAGAATTAGAATGCAGAGGCATTCAACAGATCCTGGAGTTTTCATCAGAAGTATGGCAACGAGAGGTTCTCTTGGGGGTTTAGCTAAAGCAACCAATGATGCTATTAAAATCCTTGATGCTTATGGATGTGATGTTATTTTTGTCGAGACTGTTGGTGTTGGGCAGATTGAAGTTGATATCGTTAAAACAGCCGATACTGTAGTGTTAGTTACTGTTCCTGGATTGGGAGATGACATTCAGGCAATCAAAGCAGGTTTAATGGAAATTGCGGACATATTCGTCATAAACAAAGCTGATAAAGAGGGGGCAGATGCAACTTTCTTTGAGCTCAACCTCATGCTTGACCTTGAAAAGGAGAAGTGGGAGAAAAGAGGATGGAGACCACCAATAGTTGAGACAGTTGCTGTCACCATGAGAGGAATAAGAGAGCTCTGGGAAGCAATAAAGAAGCACAGAAAGTTCCTTGAAGAAAGTGGGGAAATTGAGAAGAAAAAGAAGTTTAGGGCAGAGGAAGAGATAAAGACAATTGTTTCTGATTCTGTTGCAAAGAAAATTAGTGAAAAGCTCAGAGATAGAGAGCTCTCAAAACTCATTGATAAAATCGTGAAAAGGGAAATTGACCCTTACTCTGCTGCTGAGGTTGTTTTGGAAGAAACTCTGGGGGTGAAGATATGA
- a CDS encoding cobalamin B12-binding domain-containing protein yields the protein MVERSKVRVLIAKPGLDGHDRGAKVIARALRDAGFEVIYTGIRQTPEQIVESVIQEDVDVLGISILSGAHMVLIPKILKLLEEKGIKPNEDILVIAGGIIPPDDAEQLEKMGVAKVFGPGSPINEIIKFIDENVQKLKKFRGA from the coding sequence ATGGTTGAGCGCTCAAAAGTTAGGGTTCTCATAGCTAAACCGGGCCTGGATGGTCATGATAGAGGCGCTAAAGTCATTGCTAGGGCTTTGAGAGATGCAGGTTTTGAAGTCATTTATACTGGGATTAGGCAAACTCCTGAGCAGATTGTTGAGAGCGTCATTCAGGAAGACGTTGATGTTTTGGGAATCAGCATCCTTTCTGGTGCTCACATGGTCTTAATTCCAAAGATTCTTAAGCTTCTTGAGGAGAAAGGTATTAAGCCAAATGAGGACATTCTTGTGATTGCTGGAGGTATTATTCCACCAGACGATGCAGAACAGCTCGAAAAGATGGGAGTTGCAAAAGTTTTCGGTCCGGGAAGCCCAATTAATGAGATAATTAAATTCATTGACGAGAATGTCCAAAAACTCAAGAAGTTCAGGGGAGCTTGA
- a CDS encoding PHP domain-containing protein has translation MDLHTHTQYSDGIGMIGDNVAEAERKGLKLVGISDHIHYFTPKRFNTYISEIEQIKKESEITVLAGIEANIFITGVDITSEMAKKLDYVIASAHVWLDPEGIDAYLDLIKIAIQDENVDIIGHFGNVFPYIGYPRYEDYLEIVELAEEYGKAFEISSRYRVPELDFIKLCIKKGIKLTFASDAHIPSDVGAIRWSEKVFKKAGGTKEDLLFSELL, from the coding sequence ATGGATTTGCACACTCATACTCAGTATTCTGACGGCATTGGTATGATTGGGGATAATGTTGCTGAAGCGGAGAGGAAAGGACTTAAGCTAGTTGGTATAAGCGATCACATTCACTATTTCACTCCCAAAAGATTCAATACGTACATTTCTGAGATTGAGCAGATAAAGAAAGAGAGTGAAATTACTGTTCTAGCTGGAATTGAAGCTAACATTTTCATAACAGGCGTTGATATAACCAGCGAAATGGCAAAAAAGCTTGATTATGTTATTGCTTCCGCTCACGTATGGCTTGATCCTGAAGGAATTGATGCATATCTTGATTTAATTAAAATAGCAATTCAAGACGAAAATGTAGACATAATCGGACATTTTGGCAACGTTTTTCCCTATATCGGATACCCACGCTATGAGGATTATTTGGAAATTGTTGAGCTTGCTGAAGAGTACGGCAAAGCCTTTGAAATCAGCTCCCGCTACAGAGTTCCAGAGCTCGATTTCATCAAACTGTGCATCAAAAAGGGTATCAAGCTGACATTTGCAAGCGATGCCCATATCCCCAGTGATGTTGGGGCTATTAGATGGAGCGAAAAGGTCTTCAAAAAAGCTGGAGGAACAAAGGAAGACTTGCTATTTTCAGAACTGCTTTAA